From a single Halobacteriovorax sp. DA5 genomic region:
- a CDS encoding HEXXH motif-containing putative peptide modification protein yields the protein MNTFNHFIENNNAFKESYLEGLALYREDASANEDENELLSQRFQSFYKEAIFSDKLNDYSNLNFYWFNLIEALIEIISYHSEFEVGGEFEMSESEDAIFNFWHDSNLAKVFLNSLNDSKDLLAESKKLVTILEENIIAFFKIHIDENIDSELTYLNVPELGDDNLSAYQNGQRIIFDNLEDKVLAKLNSSSQKKPAVISKIDDLNIIFYSELEETAQEMTIKIEKAYRRLQKYTPELFEVFKEFTQNIIPIREKGIVSYSMQTLPGYSSINTYDRDDMDLMDDLLHENGHHVLNSYLNQEELLEELEEKIYYSPWRRALRPIRGIYHAYMTFYWALELFSSLSRLEEHDFSNAEFSKIQERAIEEYYMLQFCELDLEKAYREEIISPEGYEVYLQFKSMVNSHRDHIFALEKSLNSSAVEELKNELLTARNEYY from the coding sequence ATGAACACTTTTAATCATTTCATTGAAAACAACAATGCCTTTAAAGAATCATACCTAGAAGGTTTAGCACTATATCGTGAAGATGCTTCTGCGAACGAAGATGAAAATGAGCTTCTCTCACAAAGGTTTCAAAGCTTTTATAAAGAGGCCATCTTTTCGGATAAGCTTAATGACTACTCCAACCTTAATTTCTATTGGTTCAATCTAATAGAGGCACTTATTGAGATCATTTCTTATCATAGCGAATTTGAAGTTGGTGGTGAATTCGAAATGAGTGAATCTGAAGATGCAATTTTTAACTTCTGGCATGACAGTAACTTGGCCAAAGTTTTTTTAAATTCATTAAATGATTCAAAAGACCTGTTAGCTGAGTCCAAAAAACTAGTAACAATTTTAGAAGAGAATATTATTGCTTTCTTCAAGATTCACATTGATGAGAATATTGACAGCGAATTAACTTATTTGAATGTACCTGAACTAGGTGATGATAATTTATCAGCTTATCAAAATGGTCAAAGAATTATCTTTGATAATTTAGAAGATAAGGTTTTGGCAAAGCTGAATAGCTCATCACAAAAGAAGCCAGCAGTTATTTCTAAAATAGATGATTTAAATATAATTTTCTATTCCGAATTAGAAGAAACAGCTCAGGAGATGACGATAAAAATTGAAAAAGCTTATCGTCGCCTTCAAAAATACACACCAGAACTTTTTGAAGTATTCAAAGAGTTTACACAAAACATTATTCCAATTCGAGAAAAAGGAATAGTAAGCTACTCAATGCAAACTCTTCCTGGATACTCGTCAATTAACACATATGATCGTGATGATATGGACTTAATGGATGATCTACTTCATGAAAATGGTCACCACGTTTTAAACAGCTATCTTAATCAAGAGGAGCTTTTAGAAGAGCTTGAAGAAAAAATATACTACAGTCCATGGAGACGCGCCCTAAGGCCTATTAGGGGCATTTATCACGCTTATATGACGTTTTATTGGGCCCTTGAACTATTCTCATCACTTTCACGACTTGAAGAACATGATTTCTCTAATGCTGAGTTTAGCAAGATTCAAGAACGTGCTATTGAAGAATACTATATGCTTCAATTCTGTGAACTAGATCTAGAGAAAGCCTACAGAGAAGAGATCATCTCTCCTGAAGGATATGAAGTATATTTACAATTCAAATCAATGGTTAATTCTCACAGGGATCATATATTTGCTCTAGAGAAGAGCTTAAATTCTAGTGCTGTAGAAGAACTTAAAAATGAACTTCTAACAGCACGAAATGAATATTATTAA
- a CDS encoding cob(I)yrinic acid a,c-diamide adenosyltransferase, with the protein MKKSKIYTRTGDKGETSLVGGQRVSKASARINLYGNLDELNSYVGLSLCYIDVSRVKNTFKSIQENLFVLGSNFATLREDRDNFKLPKLSIEDILHLEGEIDYFDSVVDPLKYFILPGGSVAASNVHICRTKTRQVEREAVELGDVDPIDLEYLNRLSDYFFIVARFLNKHENIQDIPWVPKKD; encoded by the coding sequence ATGAAGAAGTCGAAGATCTACACTCGTACAGGTGATAAAGGTGAGACTAGTCTTGTTGGAGGCCAACGAGTATCTAAAGCAAGTGCTCGTATAAATCTTTATGGAAATCTTGATGAGCTTAATAGCTATGTAGGTCTATCGCTCTGTTACATCGATGTTTCGAGAGTAAAAAATACTTTTAAATCAATTCAAGAAAATCTTTTTGTTCTCGGTTCTAACTTCGCAACGCTTAGAGAGGACCGAGATAATTTTAAATTACCGAAATTAAGTATTGAAGACATCCTTCATTTAGAAGGAGAAATCGATTATTTTGATTCTGTAGTAGATCCTTTAAAATATTTCATACTTCCTGGTGGAAGCGTTGCTGCCTCTAACGTTCATATTTGTCGCACAAAAACACGCCAAGTTGAAAGAGAAGCCGTGGAGCTTGGGGATGTAGATCCAATTGATTTAGAGTATTTAAATCGACTATCGGATTATTTCTTTATCGTTGCTAGATTTTTAAATAAGCATGAAAATATTCAAGATATTCCTTGGGTACCAAAAAAAGATTAA
- a CDS encoding iron-sulfur cluster assembly accessory protein has translation MNELLNVTPKAVAQIKNIFESEDRSTQDFGLRLGVIGGGCSGLSYNIDFDAPKESDNIIELDGVRILVDPKSSIYLSGITLDFKDGLNGKGFVFENPNAKNTCGCGESFSV, from the coding sequence ATGAACGAGTTATTAAATGTGACGCCAAAAGCAGTTGCACAAATAAAAAATATTTTCGAAAGTGAGGATCGATCGACTCAAGACTTCGGCTTACGCCTTGGAGTTATTGGTGGAGGTTGTTCAGGTCTTTCTTATAATATTGATTTTGATGCTCCTAAAGAGTCAGACAATATTATTGAACTAGATGGTGTAAGGATTCTCGTGGATCCAAAGTCATCGATCTACTTAAGTGGTATTACTTTAGATTTTAAAGACGGCCTTAATGGTAAAGGTTTTGTTTTTGAAAACCCAAATGCAAAGAATACTTGTGGTTGTGGTGAAAGCTTTAGTGTTTAG
- a CDS encoding 4Fe-4S dicluster domain-containing protein, whose amino-acid sequence MSEDVKFLVENPYHSARFKPARKGKKGPKLLAVVHQSGCTGCEICIQGCPVDSIELVPGPNPNNPQFNQTVEIDLARCIGCQNCSQDCPWETITMYEHNDAFAIWGRETLKSELYVSEESLNELHSEFGITKEKPSEETNTEEESA is encoded by the coding sequence ATGAGCGAAGATGTTAAATTTTTAGTGGAGAATCCTTACCACTCGGCACGCTTTAAGCCAGCGAGAAAAGGTAAGAAGGGCCCTAAGCTACTAGCTGTTGTTCACCAGTCAGGATGTACAGGATGTGAAATCTGTATCCAAGGTTGTCCAGTAGACTCAATTGAACTAGTACCTGGTCCAAATCCAAATAACCCACAATTCAATCAAACAGTTGAAATCGACCTAGCTAGATGTATTGGTTGTCAAAACTGCTCTCAAGACTGTCCTTGGGAAACGATTACAATGTATGAGCACAATGATGCTTTTGCAATTTGGGGACGTGAAACTCTTAAGTCAGAACTCTATGTTTCAGAAGAGTCTCTTAACGAGCTACACAGCGAATTTGGAATTACAAAAGAAAAACCAAGTGAAGAAACAAATACAGAAGAAGAGAGTGCTTAA
- a CDS encoding FHA domain-containing protein has translation MSISLIIKSGENKAKVLIKPKLSFGRSKSSVDISIDDSKISSKHLEITYHNKEIIVKDLGSTNGTYINNKKLIDEQRLYIYETVRIGNCIICIDLNDLTDIEYKFLTKPVDANEISHNSTQTSTVLSDQTGFLALNQLSLEKQKLRAEINKKQPIQKVRKKVAKKKKPEPEDKTVMTKILKFFK, from the coding sequence ATGTCTATCTCATTGATTATTAAGAGCGGTGAAAATAAAGCAAAGGTTCTAATTAAACCTAAATTAAGCTTTGGACGCTCTAAGTCGTCTGTTGATATTTCAATCGATGACTCTAAAATTTCATCAAAACATCTAGAAATTACTTATCATAATAAGGAAATAATTGTTAAGGATCTAGGATCGACAAACGGTACCTATATTAACAATAAAAAATTAATAGATGAGCAGCGTCTCTATATTTATGAAACGGTACGTATTGGAAATTGCATCATCTGTATTGATCTAAACGACTTAACTGATATTGAGTATAAATTTCTAACAAAGCCAGTAGACGCTAATGAGATCTCTCATAATAGTACTCAAACATCTACTGTGCTATCTGATCAAACCGGATTTTTGGCCCTAAACCAATTATCACTTGAAAAACAGAAGTTAAGAGCCGAAATTAATAAGAAACAGCCTATTCAAAAAGTTAGAAAGAAAGTCGCAAAAAAGAAAAAACCTGAGCCAGAAGACAAAACTGTCATGACTAAGATTTTAAAATTCTTCAAGTAA
- the lspA gene encoding signal peptidase II has translation MNRIWQMTLLIVGILFLDQFSKGAIQSSFKLGETLTVIPGFFNLTYVKNPGVAFGMGSEFPDVVRMILFKILPVIACLWFVYLIWDSRKKSYMLCLAYSMIFAGAVGNLIDRISLDYVVDMFDFYYKGWHFAAFNVADASISVAAGIYIVDYFLTEVRGNKKSAKA, from the coding sequence ATGAATCGAATTTGGCAAATGACATTACTTATTGTTGGAATTCTTTTCTTGGATCAATTTTCTAAGGGAGCAATTCAATCTAGTTTTAAGCTTGGGGAAACATTAACAGTTATTCCTGGCTTCTTTAATCTTACTTATGTGAAGAATCCTGGTGTAGCTTTTGGAATGGGGAGTGAGTTTCCTGACGTAGTTAGAATGATTCTTTTTAAAATCCTGCCGGTAATTGCATGTCTTTGGTTTGTCTATTTAATCTGGGACTCAAGAAAGAAAAGTTATATGCTTTGTTTAGCTTATTCAATGATCTTCGCTGGAGCTGTTGGAAATCTTATTGATCGTATCTCATTAGATTACGTCGTCGATATGTTTGATTTCTATTATAAGGGATGGCACTTTGCTGCTTTCAACGTGGCAGATGCTTCAATATCTGTAGCAGCAGGTATATATATTGTTGATTATTTTTTAACTGAAGTTCGTGGAAATAAAAAGAGTGCTAAAGCCTAG
- the icmF gene encoding fused isobutyryl-CoA mutase/GTPase IcmF: MRKLRFVTAASLFDGHDVSINIMRRLLQSKGVEVIHLGHNRSAQEVVDAVLHEDANAVALSSYQGGHNEYFAYVRELLDEAGATNVRIFGGGGGVITPKEIKALHEKGITRIYSPEDGMKLGLEGIIDDMIERATHSTLDGFTLDAKAKDLPKTQLAKVITAIEDGADIEIPSSNKNIPVLGITGTGGAGKSSLIDETLLRFHRFYPEKKVALISVDPTKKKTQGALLGDRIRLGSANFENFYIRSLATRDSGTELSPQIKKTVNFLKEQDFDLIIVETSGIGQASDEITKISDKCVYVMTPEYGAATQLEKIEMLEQADFVVLNKFEKPRSEDSMRDIRKQYRRNHQLFAGHPGSPTDEELPIFGTMASKFNDVGVNALFQAIAQTFDFDQSPLEGIIANRASNDKTRIIPAERSLYLREIAKASRDYNNETEIRMEKLRDIEALEITSKIVPSNEVDAKLAELKAELGEDVEKEIEQFQSVLKQYQDGTFTYHVRDREFKVATKYTSLSGLEIQKVGTPRFSSKVDQYRFIRDVNMPGFFPFGAGIFPFKRTDEDPKRMFAGEGGPARTNKRFHYLSKDDKAKRLSTAFDSVTLYGEDPDLRPDIFGKIGEAGVSIATVEDMELLFDGFDLSDPYTSVSMTINGPAPIMLAFYLNTALRQKLKGEDYYDNEKRLAILQQIRGTVQADILKEDQAQNTCIFSLEFALKMMGDVQEYFCQQKIKNYYTVSISGYHIAEAGANPITQVAFTLANGFTFVEYYLARGLNIDEFSQNLSFFFSNGLDPEYSVIGRVARKIWAITMRDKYGANDKSQKFKYHIQTSGRSLHAQEIDFNDIRTTLQAYLALSDNCNSLHTNAYDEAITTPTEESVRRAMAIQMIINREFGLNKSDNPMQGAYVIEELADLVEEAILAEFERISDKGGVLGAMESMYQRSKIQEESLYYETLKDTGELPIIGVNTYIADNIDEQLNQEIELSRCSDEEKKGQISRLNDFKSRNADKSDEALNKLRAVALSGGNIFAELIETVNYCSLGQITNLLYEIGGKYRRNM, encoded by the coding sequence GTGAGAAAATTAAGATTTGTCACAGCGGCCAGTTTATTTGATGGCCATGATGTATCAATAAATATTATGAGAAGGCTTCTTCAGTCAAAAGGTGTGGAAGTTATTCACCTTGGACACAACCGTTCTGCACAAGAGGTTGTTGATGCTGTTTTACACGAAGACGCAAATGCTGTTGCCTTGAGTTCTTATCAAGGTGGGCATAATGAATACTTTGCTTATGTACGTGAGCTTTTAGATGAAGCTGGGGCAACTAACGTTCGTATTTTTGGCGGCGGTGGTGGTGTAATCACTCCAAAAGAAATTAAGGCCCTGCACGAAAAAGGTATCACAAGAATCTATTCTCCTGAAGACGGGATGAAATTAGGTCTTGAGGGAATTATTGACGATATGATTGAGAGAGCTACTCACTCAACACTTGATGGCTTCACTCTTGATGCAAAAGCAAAGGATCTACCAAAGACTCAATTAGCAAAAGTAATTACTGCTATTGAAGATGGAGCCGATATTGAAATTCCTTCTTCAAATAAAAATATTCCAGTTCTTGGTATCACGGGGACAGGTGGTGCTGGTAAGTCATCTTTAATTGATGAAACACTTTTAAGATTTCACCGCTTTTATCCAGAAAAGAAAGTTGCACTTATTTCAGTTGACCCAACTAAGAAGAAAACTCAAGGTGCTCTTTTAGGTGACCGTATTAGACTTGGTTCTGCTAATTTTGAAAACTTCTATATTAGATCACTGGCAACTCGTGACTCTGGTACAGAGCTTTCTCCTCAAATTAAAAAGACTGTTAACTTTTTAAAGGAACAAGATTTCGATTTAATTATCGTTGAAACTTCAGGTATTGGTCAGGCTTCTGATGAGATTACAAAGATCTCAGATAAGTGTGTATATGTAATGACTCCTGAGTATGGTGCTGCAACTCAACTTGAAAAAATTGAGATGCTTGAACAGGCTGACTTTGTAGTTCTAAACAAGTTTGAAAAGCCTCGTTCAGAAGATTCAATGAGAGATATTAGAAAGCAATATCGCCGCAATCATCAACTGTTTGCTGGTCATCCAGGTTCTCCGACGGATGAAGAGCTTCCAATTTTTGGAACAATGGCATCTAAGTTTAATGATGTTGGTGTAAATGCTTTATTTCAGGCTATTGCTCAAACATTTGACTTTGATCAATCACCTCTAGAAGGAATCATCGCAAATCGTGCAAGTAATGATAAGACGAGAATTATTCCTGCAGAGAGATCATTATACCTAAGAGAGATTGCTAAGGCTTCTCGTGACTATAATAACGAAACTGAAATTAGAATGGAAAAACTTCGTGACATCGAAGCACTTGAGATCACAAGTAAAATTGTTCCAAGTAACGAAGTTGATGCAAAGCTTGCTGAGCTTAAAGCAGAGCTTGGTGAAGATGTTGAAAAAGAGATTGAACAATTTCAATCAGTTTTAAAGCAATACCAAGACGGAACTTTCACTTATCACGTACGTGATCGAGAGTTTAAAGTTGCAACTAAATATACTTCACTTTCTGGATTAGAAATTCAAAAAGTAGGAACTCCAAGATTCTCTTCTAAAGTTGATCAGTACCGTTTCATTAGAGATGTAAATATGCCAGGCTTCTTTCCATTCGGCGCAGGGATTTTCCCATTTAAGCGTACTGATGAAGATCCAAAGAGAATGTTTGCAGGAGAAGGTGGCCCAGCAAGAACGAATAAGCGTTTTCACTACCTTTCAAAAGATGACAAAGCGAAACGTCTTTCAACTGCTTTTGACTCTGTAACTCTTTACGGAGAAGATCCAGATCTTCGTCCAGATATCTTTGGTAAAATTGGTGAAGCCGGAGTTTCGATTGCGACAGTTGAAGATATGGAATTACTATTTGATGGCTTTGATCTATCTGATCCATATACATCTGTATCAATGACAATTAATGGCCCTGCACCAATTATGTTAGCTTTCTACTTAAACACTGCTTTAAGACAAAAGTTAAAAGGTGAGGATTATTACGATAATGAAAAACGCCTAGCAATTCTTCAACAAATTAGAGGTACTGTACAAGCAGATATCCTAAAAGAAGATCAGGCACAGAACACATGTATCTTCTCTCTTGAGTTTGCACTTAAGATGATGGGAGATGTTCAAGAGTATTTCTGTCAGCAGAAAATTAAAAATTACTATACGGTTTCAATTTCGGGATACCATATTGCAGAAGCTGGCGCGAACCCTATTACTCAAGTTGCTTTCACTCTTGCTAATGGTTTCACTTTTGTTGAGTACTACTTAGCTCGTGGATTAAATATTGATGAGTTCTCTCAAAACTTATCTTTCTTCTTCTCTAATGGTCTTGATCCTGAATACTCAGTGATCGGACGTGTTGCTAGAAAGATTTGGGCGATCACAATGCGTGATAAATATGGTGCAAATGACAAGTCTCAAAAATTTAAATATCACATTCAAACTTCAGGGCGTTCTTTACACGCTCAAGAAATTGATTTCAATGATATTAGAACGACTCTACAAGCTTACCTTGCACTTTCTGATAATTGTAACTCTCTTCATACAAATGCTTATGATGAAGCGATTACGACTCCAACTGAAGAGTCTGTAAGACGTGCAATGGCAATTCAGATGATTATTAACCGCGAGTTTGGTTTAAATAAATCTGACAACCCTATGCAGGGAGCTTACGTAATTGAAGAGTTAGCCGATCTTGTTGAAGAAGCTATCTTAGCAGAATTTGAAAGAATTTCTGATAAGGGTGGTGTTCTTGGTGCAATGGAAAGTATGTATCAAAGATCAAAAATTCAAGAAGAGTCTCTATACTATGAGACACTAAAAGATACTGGTGAACTTCCAATCATTGGTGTTAATACTTATATTGCAGACAATATTGATGAGCAGTTAAACCAAGAAATTGAACTTTCACGTTGTAGCGACGAAGAAAAGAAAGGTCAGATTTCACGTTTAAATGATTTCAAATCTAGAAATGCTGATAAATCTGATGAAGCACTAAATAAACTAAGAGCAGTTGCTTTATCTGGTGGAAATATTTTTGCTGAACTTATTGAAACAGTTAATTATTGTTCTCTTGGACAAATCACTAATCTTCTTTATGAAATTGGTGGGAAGTACAGAAGGAATATGTAA
- a CDS encoding sigma-54 dependent transcriptional regulator — MHKVLVVDDDKVLQTSVREALEFHHFAVDVADNGKEALSAVYKTKYDLVVMDVNMPEMDGIEALTEIKKHDPSVIVIILTAYSNVTDAVKVVKEGAYNYLEKPISSDNLVSLIKRALKARSLVETVGFSAPVLSLGDTKNKFVGESDVMQKVFNVIGKLAQVNTPVLIRGESGTGKELVARAIHYNGPRKDEKFVTINLAAIPENLIESELFGHEKGAFTGANERKIGKFQFADGGTLFLDEIGDVSPTMQVKLLRVLQEGTFTPVGSNREIKADVRVIAASHKPFEKMIEEGTFREDLFYRLNVLPVYLPPLRERNSDIPHLVEYYVKYFNNVHNLEISGLDEEAMKIMQGHDWPGNIRELRNVIEHAFIIESGDIIKASSLPDKIRKSVTVENLVEESQAIIDYDEIKDSVLTDAGQDEQLIASAQGYQFVFATNEVDGELRLNFSQAKDIFEKEFIIQALKINNGKINQTALKANIPKKTLLRKIEKYEINPKEFYK, encoded by the coding sequence ATGCATAAGGTTTTAGTTGTCGATGATGATAAAGTTTTACAAACCTCAGTAAGAGAGGCGTTGGAATTTCATCACTTTGCAGTTGATGTTGCCGACAACGGGAAAGAGGCGTTAAGTGCTGTTTATAAGACTAAGTATGATCTAGTTGTTATGGACGTGAACATGCCTGAAATGGATGGTATTGAAGCGTTAACAGAGATTAAGAAACATGATCCTTCAGTAATTGTTATTATCTTAACTGCGTATTCAAATGTTACTGATGCGGTAAAGGTCGTAAAAGAAGGCGCTTATAATTACCTTGAAAAGCCGATCAGCTCAGACAATCTTGTTTCATTGATTAAGCGTGCCCTTAAAGCAAGATCACTTGTTGAAACAGTTGGTTTCTCGGCTCCAGTTTTATCACTTGGTGATACAAAAAATAAATTTGTTGGTGAATCAGATGTTATGCAGAAGGTTTTCAATGTTATTGGAAAGCTTGCGCAAGTAAACACTCCGGTTTTAATTCGAGGTGAGTCTGGTACAGGTAAAGAGCTTGTTGCTCGTGCAATTCACTATAATGGTCCAAGAAAAGATGAAAAATTTGTAACGATTAACTTGGCAGCTATTCCTGAAAACTTAATAGAGTCAGAATTATTTGGTCACGAAAAAGGTGCATTTACTGGTGCTAACGAAAGAAAAATCGGTAAGTTTCAATTTGCTGATGGTGGAACTCTTTTCTTAGATGAGATCGGTGATGTTTCACCAACGATGCAAGTTAAACTACTGCGCGTTCTTCAAGAAGGTACCTTCACTCCTGTCGGTTCAAATAGAGAGATTAAAGCTGATGTTCGTGTAATTGCAGCTTCACACAAACCATTTGAAAAGATGATTGAAGAAGGAACATTTAGAGAAGACTTATTCTACCGTTTAAATGTTCTTCCTGTATATCTTCCTCCGTTAAGAGAGAGAAACTCAGATATTCCTCATCTTGTTGAATACTACGTTAAGTATTTTAATAATGTTCATAATCTAGAAATTAGTGGACTTGATGAAGAAGCAATGAAGATTATGCAAGGTCATGATTGGCCAGGTAATATTCGTGAGCTTAGAAATGTTATCGAGCATGCTTTCATTATTGAAAGTGGTGATATTATCAAAGCCAGCTCTTTACCAGATAAGATAAGAAAATCAGTTACAGTTGAAAATCTTGTCGAAGAATCTCAAGCTATTATTGATTACGATGAAATTAAGGACTCTGTTCTTACAGATGCGGGACAAGATGAACAATTAATTGCAAGTGCACAAGGTTATCAATTTGTTTTTGCAACTAATGAAGTTGACGGTGAGCTAAGGCTTAATTTTTCACAAGCTAAAGATATTTTTGAAAAAGAATTTATCATCCAGGCTTTAAAAATTAATAATGGAAAGATTAATCAAACAGCATTGAAAGCAAATATTCCTAAGAAGACACTTCTTAGAAAGATTGAAAAGTACGAGATTAACCCTAAGGAATTTTATAAATGA
- a CDS encoding CDC27 family protein codes for MTAQVLSNFFFYDNQFSFEDHKVYAFIGNETKDYLQRQLTVDLNEVVNRASLACRLDRTGRVYSFFYLINNADRYYLVVNNDLAQATIEELEKFIIMEDIEIKELNKVATISTHKKDDFVPVTIFDGQAYIGLTDKAVESTISKEFLDKLITLSAWPIFNLNITQKDLVNETRLNEYAVSYKKGCFLGQETAAKIESRRGAARFPVLVESRIKLEGDELSAEGKKLKILSSYEEQGMFFYSVKAPRDFLINDLDIDSNMKIKTYPIENLSADGLSEVFFNKAVSLYHKKEVEKAIELLDMVISFNPHYADAYESKGVILGNSGDHQKAIDVMDQLLKVDENSVMAHTNKSLYLMKLGKIEEAEEEKSLATVASFKRFGDEAKFKKEQEERERAEKEDRARRFDMFNKVLAIDENDVVANYGLADIHFSNDKFDKAMGHIEIVLNENPKYSVAYLLKSKILFKQKKYDDCLSVIEKGMPIATSQGELMPANEMQALKSKISKL; via the coding sequence ATGACCGCTCAAGTTTTAAGTAATTTCTTTTTTTATGATAATCAATTTTCATTTGAAGATCATAAGGTCTATGCATTTATTGGTAACGAGACGAAGGACTATCTTCAGCGTCAGTTAACTGTTGACTTAAATGAAGTTGTAAATAGGGCATCTCTGGCCTGTCGCTTAGATCGTACAGGTCGAGTGTATTCTTTTTTCTATTTAATTAATAATGCAGATAGATACTACCTTGTTGTTAATAATGATCTTGCTCAGGCCACGATAGAAGAGCTTGAGAAGTTCATCATTATGGAAGACATCGAAATTAAAGAATTAAACAAAGTCGCAACTATTTCAACACATAAGAAAGACGACTTTGTCCCAGTAACTATATTTGATGGACAGGCTTATATTGGTTTAACTGATAAGGCAGTTGAATCAACTATTTCTAAAGAATTTTTAGATAAGCTTATTACATTATCAGCTTGGCCTATTTTTAACTTAAATATTACTCAAAAGGATCTCGTGAATGAAACGAGATTGAATGAGTACGCTGTAAGCTATAAGAAAGGTTGTTTTTTAGGACAGGAAACTGCTGCTAAAATAGAATCTCGTCGTGGAGCTGCTCGCTTTCCTGTTTTAGTTGAATCAAGAATCAAACTTGAGGGTGATGAGTTAAGTGCAGAAGGAAAAAAGTTAAAAATTCTTAGTTCATATGAAGAGCAAGGTATGTTCTTTTATAGTGTTAAAGCACCTCGTGATTTCTTAATCAATGATCTTGATATCGATTCTAACATGAAGATCAAAACATATCCGATAGAGAATTTATCTGCGGATGGTTTAAGTGAAGTGTTTTTTAATAAGGCGGTAAGTCTATACCATAAGAAAGAAGTCGAAAAAGCTATCGAATTACTTGATATGGTAATAAGCTTCAATCCTCATTATGCTGATGCCTATGAATCAAAGGGCGTTATTTTAGGTAATAGTGGTGATCATCAGAAGGCCATAGATGTAATGGATCAACTCCTAAAAGTTGATGAAAATTCTGTTATGGCCCACACAAACAAGTCTCTCTATCTGATGAAGTTAGGTAAGATTGAAGAAGCTGAAGAAGAGAAGTCTCTTGCGACAGTTGCTTCATTCAAGCGATTTGGTGATGAGGCTAAATTTAAAAAAGAACAAGAAGAGCGTGAGCGTGCGGAAAAAGAAGACAGAGCTCGACGTTTTGATATGTTTAATAAAGTTTTGGCCATTGACGAAAATGATGTCGTTGCCAACTATGGCCTAGCCGATATTCATTTTAGTAATGATAAGTTTGATAAGGCCATGGGGCATATTGAGATTGTCTTAAATGAAAATCCTAAGTACTCAGTTGCGTATCTTCTTAAATCAAAGATTTTATTTAAACAAAAAAAATATGATGATTGTTTAAGTGTTATTGAGAAGGGGATGCCAATAGCAACTTCTCAAGGTGAGTTAATGCCCGCAAATGAGATGCAGGCACTAAAATCAAAAATTTCAAAATTATAA